A genome region from Bufo gargarizans isolate SCDJY-AF-19 chromosome 2, ASM1485885v1, whole genome shotgun sequence includes the following:
- the LOC122925841 gene encoding isotocin receptor-like yields the protein MKNISDSLMEKQDRIEHEVSKNNWTKITVWSKREEHLAYAEISVLGIIFIAATAGNFILIFTLWNRRKKLSRMYVFMLHLSLADLVVAFFQVLPQLIWDITDVFMGPDPLCRTIKYLQLVGMFASTYMIVVMTLDRFQAICYPMVTFQKTRALWNSAICTSWSISLIFSVPQAFIFSKTEIAPGIYECWAQFMEPWGLVAYVTWISITIFFIPVTILSICQIKTCWEIKMNAFVGFPVRDPQIGISRASSVNCISKAMIKNVRMTVVTVVSYVTCWTPFFIAQMWAAWSTDIPDGPVFTIVMLLGNLNSCVNPWIYMYFCGHISHGIKELTRISKYSSNQPAFPVSGSIINCRLRFCEEPVTYV from the exons ATGAAAAACATTTCTGATTCTTTAATGGAAAAGCAGGACCGCATTGAACATGAAGTAAGCAAGAACAACTGGACTAAAATAACTGTCTGGTCCAAGAGAGAAGAGCATTTGGCTTATGCTGAGATTTCTGTGCTCGGCATCATTTTCATTGCGGCCACAGCTGGAAATTTTATCCTGATTTTTACTTTGTGGAACAGAAGAAAGAAGCTGTCTCGCATGTATGTGTTTATGCTTCACTTAAGCTTGGCTGACCTAGTTGTGGCATTTTTTCAAGTTCTCCCTCAGCTGATTTGGGACATTACAGATGTTTTTATGGGACCTGATCCATTATGTCGGACTATTAAATATTTGCAACTGGTTGGAATGTTTGCTTCCACGTATATGATCGTTGTGATGACTTTGGACAGGTTTCAAGCAATATGCTACCCCATGGTGACATTTCAGAAAACACGAGCTCTGTGGAACTCTGCAATCTGCACAAGCTGGTCAATCTCTCTCATTTTTAGTGTTCCCCAGgcttttattttttccaaaacaGAGATTGCTCCTGGCATATATGAGTGTTGGGCTCAGTTCATGGAACCTTGGGGCTTAGTGGCGTATGTCACCTGGATTTCTATCACTATATTTTTTATTCCAGTTACTATTCTTAGTATATGCCAGATCAAAACCTGCTGGGAGATAAAAATGAATGCCTTTGTGGGGTTTCCAGTTCGTGATCCACAAATAGGAATATCCAGGGCAAGTAGTGTTAACTGCATATCCAAAGCCATGATTAAGAATGTGAGAATGACTGTAGTGACAGTTGTCTCTTATGTTACATGTTGGACACCATTCTTCATCGCTCAGATGTGGGCTGCATGGTCTACTGATATTCCAGATG GCCCTGTATTCACAATTGTAATGCTTCTGGGAAACCTGAACAGCTGCGTCAACCCCTGGATATATATGTATTTCTGTGGTCACATTTCACATGGCATTAAAGAGTTAACACGTATCTCCAAATATAGCTCAAATCAACCGGCATTTCCAGTCTCAGGAAGCATCATCAACTGCAGACTTAGATTTTGTGAAGAGCCAGTTACCTATGTATAA